The Neofelis nebulosa isolate mNeoNeb1 chromosome 1, mNeoNeb1.pri, whole genome shotgun sequence sequence TCAGAACACTCAGGCCCAAGAGCCAAATCCAGTTGGGCAcctgttaaatataattttaccaGAGTGGAGCCAAACCCCTTTGTTATGTGTTGTCTCTGTATGCCTGCTTTCATGCTATAATGGCAGAGTTGCGTCTTTGGGACAGAAACCACATGACCCACCAAACTGAAAATAGTGTATTTACTATCTGGACTTTTACAGAAAGAGTTTGCTGACCGTTGCTCTAGAAGGAGCTGGCCCAGAACACCCGTCTATTCTTTGTAATACTGGCCTTCTATTTGAGTACTGGCTGCAAGAAAGGATAAGCTTTAATGTGATAACCCAGTGGGAAAGAAAAGGCCTATCTATGGAACATTTTGAACAATCACAAGAACCCCAGCGCTGACCCTTTATTATAATCCTCTCCCTCCTTGCCTTGGAATTTTACTTttgtccctcctctctttcttttgtccACTCAGACTCGTTTCTTCGTTGCTAAATTTCCAGTCCGGATCTGGAAAATCCTGTCTCTCAGTGCTTCCTGGCGGTCTCctccatttatgtaaaaaagcTCAGCATTTCTCGCTGGAAATCACAGTCATCTGGttctcttctccccctttccATGCTCTAAACCCAGAAGCCACGTTTCCAACTTGGCCTCATGGCATCGGATACAGGGCTTTATCGATCTTGGCTGAGGGTCAAGGAGAGGTAACAAAATGGTAAAGAAAATCTGTCAAATGTACTCCTCGTGTGTGCATTTTCCTCCGGGTGTGTGGTTTGCCCTAAGTGGCTAGAAGCCCACGCCAGGCAGTTAGATGTACAGGTACACCATTCTttgattccttttaaaatatcactcaaaagaaaaaaaaaaaaaaccagccccCAAAGATgggctgtatttctttttcctttgagctGGTTTTAATGACCCAGTTGCTTTGTTTGAAAGCCATTTATTTAGACGACAGGTATGTAGATGTAACTGgataaataaaaaagtgaaatagagaTTTGAAGCAGTGGTTAATATACAAACACACAGGGGCCACTCCCTCGGACATGGTCCCCCAGACAGAACAATGGCTCAGAACTTACACGTAGAACCCTTGCCCTCCCCGTCCCAAGCAGCTCTAAACCTCAAGGTCCCATGCAAGAAACGGAATTTCCGTTCGGCACCAAGCACCCACACGGCCCTGTCTCCTCTCCACCCTTCTGACTCCCAGCTCGATTTTTACATTCACCCCTGCATCCGAATCCAGCCGCCCTCTGCCAAGACAGCACCGGAAGATGCGGGCCGGGGCCCAGCACCAAGTGCGAGGTCTAGCTGGTGGGCCTGCCgacccctgcccttccctggcccACTTCCCCCACAGCAGAGCAAACCGCAGGCCGCCGCCCAGTGGCTCCACGGTTGGAAAGAAGACAAAGTTGCAAGGAGGCTGCGAGGCACGCTCACTTCAGGATGTGCAAGTGTGGAACCCACCGGGCACAGCCGAGACCTTGCCGCTGCCCAGGCCGTCTCCGCCTCACCTGTTCGTTCCGCTAGCACACGCCTTCATCAAGTCTGCAATCCCCACCAAATCCTGCGTGTGACATCCCCCCTCTTTAATGGCAAATGTTCTGGAATGTCCATAGAGAAGAAAATGGACGGCATGGAGGAAAGATTTCCCGGCCAAGCCTTTCGTTTCACCTCCGGATATCGGAGTATTCAGACTGTTCCTCCTCCCACTCGCTGCTTCCAGAAGTTCCCTGGCCCCCGTGGCCGGCTGCTCTGCCCCGGGCATGAGCGTTTGGGTGGCTTTTGCTACCTCGCTCACCCTTGACACCTCGGCCCGTCTCCCGACTACTGGCTTCCGAGAGGTGGTGACCTGTGTCTCCGTGGTGGGCCCTAGAGAGCTTGGCTCTGTCCACCTGGAGCTGGCGCTCAGGGGGCACCGTGGGAGGCCTCTGGATGGCTGAGGTGCAGAAACTCAAGATGGAGCACAGGCTTCCCCAGTTCTGCTCACACTGAGCCTGAACGCTGTGGGTGATGgcctccttcacctcctccccACAGGTCAGCAGTAGGTTCACCAGGTCCACGTAGGGTCTAGAGAttgaaagcaggagagagagagagagagagagagagacggagaatggAACCAGTCCCGAATGGGCCACAGAGGGCAGCGGTGACACAGGCAAGAGAGATACAGCCCATGCCTGGCTTGGGTTTCATTTGGTGAAAATGCTTTCTGGAATGGCCTCCAGCTTTTATACATATCCTCTGGAGTGCTGGCCTCCAACTACCATTTACTAGGTGGCCATTATGTACCAGGCTCCACGCCAggcactggagagagagagactggtgACAGAGCCTACCATCAGGAAAAGGGCCAGTGGCAATTTACAGGTGCATACAATAAAAGGAAGAGCCTCTGGGGAAGGTGGGTGAGAATCCCAGGTAGGGAGGCTGTGTGAATGTTGAAAAGGAGCACAGGTCGTGCTTAGGGTCTGCTTTTTAGCAGGAGGAGCAGTGAAGTGTCTTGGGGGCCAGTGGAATAATACTTAGGCAAATGGCGAAGAGTCTGAAATACCAAACCGAGGACTCTTTTTTGGCAGGGGAggagaagccatcaaaattggggCTGGGGAGCTCCCCATCGCCCTCTTGCAGCATGGTGTCAGGTGGGGCCGGCTGGCTTTGCACTTGGTGCCACTCTCCTGGGTAAGCCTTAAGCCTTAAGTGAGACTCCCAAGAAGCCAATCTCCCATGTCTGTGTCTGCCCCTGGTTTAGGCTCATGATGAAGAAGCGTGTTTTTGGAAGGTACTGGATGCAATTCCATCTGTACCTGGAAGAGTCTGAGATCGGTGGAGAAGGGTGGGAGGCAGACGGCCACCCTGGGATCTTCCCTTTCCTGGTAGTAAAGGTTGAGGAAGGGGAGTGGCTATCCAAGCATCTCTACTCTTCCCACCTCGGCTTGCCTGGAACTCGAGGTGAGGGCTGGCTGCAAGGTGCCTGTGTGTTGGAATGAGCGCCAGCCGTCTGTGAGATGAACACACTCGGTTCTGGAGGGGAGAGCATTGCTCAGGCCATCCAGCTGCCCTGGGTTGTTCTTTAGGAAAAGTGCTGGAGGAACGGCCCCATCATGCCAACATGGGGTGGGAGTTGTGTGCCGAAGGCAGACACGGTGTGTCTGCTTTTATGGGCTTATCTGGTAAGAGGCGGCCCCAGCAATGGGCTCCCATGGCCCACTCACTGAACCTTTCTTACATCTCACTGGCCTTTTAGAATCCCCGAGGCGGATATGGAGTGTTTCATGTGGCTAACTAGCATTCTCAAGCAGTCCTTGGCTAGCAGTATTTCTGGGTATATCTGACCATGAGCATTGTGCAGCTCTGGGCCATCACCCGGGGCAGGAAAATCACTCTGGAACGGGAGCTCATTTATAAGAAGGGGCAAGACTTTTTTCCCTCTGTGagcctgggccacctgggtggctgcaTTTTAGCTCACATCATCCTTTCTTTGCAAGCTGACAGTTGCTGCTAGGCATGAAGAGCAGATTGTGTTTTAGGACTTGTGAAGTAGTTTACTGCCATTTTTATGAATTAGTCCTCAAGTTGTAGTTGATTGAACTGTCCTCATGTCATAGATGTAAAAATGGAGATGGCTGGGGGGGGCGAcggggggagaggagaaagtagTTTTTGGAAGCTTCTGGGCTAGGAAGGCCTAGAGCTGGGCtgagagcagagaagaggaaTGTTCTGGCTGATAGAGATCAAGCTGCCTTTTAAGGCCTACTTGatgcctttggagtcagagagTCTGTGCATGGCTGATGGACAGGGTGCTTAAACTCTCTAAGGCAGGCCCCTAACAGTGACAAGGACAGCGATAACACTCCTCGGGATAACAGAGGAAGGTAGGGGGCAACACAGAAGAAATGTTCAAtgcatgtttgtttccttccatcttttgACAACTAGCAACTGATTGCCTGAGGGAGCTCAAGGTCATGGAATGTATCTGCTACCACAGCATCAGGATTTTAGCACCTGATTGCACCTGCCACCCTCTGGGGATGGATGAGCAAATTGTAGGGGCTGAGACTCTCTTTTTTGGGACTAGCCCTGCACTCTCTGAGTTTCTTGCCCCAGGGTAAGGGGAGGGCTCTCTTGGGAATGTATAGGCTGCCTCCTGGCCTCCTTTGCCTGGGCAGTCTGCCTGCCAGATGAGCTTTCAGAACCCCAAGGCGGATCCGAGAAGGCTGGACTAGCCCACACTCTCTCCTGCCCTTGGCACCCTCTCCCGAGGAGAAAGCTGTGAGCcatggggaggggtgtgtgttaATCTAAGCCGTGTTTCAAGCTGGCGTGGTGCCTTCTCAGGCTGCAAACTCAGCCCGTGTCTAATGACAAAGCCCAGCTTTCTGAACTGGGTGTCAGTAAGgctaaaggattttaaaaaatacttggaggGGGATGTGCCCGGAGGCTGCCAGCACCCAGTGACAGGGCGTGTGGTAGCCAAGGCAGTTGATATGGAGAAAGTGGGGCGGGAAGGggtgagaggaacagagggaagcagagagcttGAAGGGAGCCGCTTCAACCAAACATGAGTGTTTTGGGGTGGATGGGGGTTGGGTTGAGGAATGGGGGTGATGTGGATTCTGGAGTGACTGTgatttcctcttctctaaaatgaaaagcaaattcaGTTCTCATTTTGTTATCTGTGACCAACGCCACACGTTCTTAAATGGTCTTCTTGATAATTGGGGACTGACAGGATCCTTTGTGCCCAAATCGGTTAAGATAGTTAAAGCACAACTCAGTCAATTCAGCCTGAAGTTCAAGTTGATGCAGTGCATAGTCATGGCTTCAGAAGGGCaggtagtggggggggggcggtctgtGGGGAGTTGGGGTTAGGTGAGACCCACTTTTGGAGGTCCTGGCTTAGCAAGAGGGAAGAGGACTTGTGTGCAGGCACAGTGAGTGTTCTCAGAAGAGGCCCGGGCTCACTTACAGGGTGAGCCACCTGCATTCCCAgagtgggctggggtggggggctaaGTGTTCATCCTAAATGACCAAGGAGTCCTTCGGAAGTAAAAATCTCATGCCCCCATAGGCTATATTTCCATGGAGGAAGCACCAGAAAAGCCACAGGGCTTTCCTCCTTCTTAAATTCTAGGGGgggagcaaaaaacaaaacaaaacaaaacaccaaaaaacaaacaaaaaccccctcTGAAACCTTcagttttcccaaagaagatTTTTCTCCAATCTTGAAAAAGGCAAAGTCTCCTTGCACTCCAGGAATGTATTATTGACTTATAAACTAGTGCGCATCATCCATTCTCGAGGCCAAACAAACTGTCTATAGTGGATGACAGTGGACTGAGGACAAAGGAGCTTCAGGACTCTCTCAGCCATGGGACATTTGCCTCTTCCAGAGGCAACTCGAAGGAAGGGAATTTCACAGTGCTCTCTTTGTGAAATGGGGTGTATTTGGGAAAAGGGAGAAACCTCTGCTACATCTGGGGCCAGTGAGCCTTCAGCAGGTCTAATGGGGACAGAGAAGGTCAGAGGCAAGGAGGTTTGATGTCTATTCCTGATAATCAGCTTTAGTCATATATATTGCCAGTTCCCAAGCTGGAAAGTAGGGATCAAACCTCAGAGCAGGATCTTTAATCTCTtagtttccctttcctcctctatTGAATGGGGATAGTAATCTCTATCTTCCAGCCCTGTTGGGAAAGGTGCATGAGACAGTCCAGGTAAAGTCCCTGGCCAGGGGCCTGGCCCACTCACAAAATGAtagctattatcattattgttactGTTGTGGAAGCTGTTGTTGCTTTGTTTCCTTACAGGTATTTGGAAGAATGATACATATTTTAGTGGATGTTAGTGTGACTAAGGAAAAGGCAGCATCATTTTGCTCCTGGCAAGAGCTGCCTGCAGAGATTCACGGCGAATCTTATAATTCGCAGCAGGGGTGTTGCAAGATACCTACAGCCTCATAACCTGATGGAAAGTGACGGGTGATGGTTGGCCTCTGTGACCCAAGTGGTGTGGGTCGGGTGGGGAGCAGTCTGCTTAGTGACATGGCTTGGGGAAGGCCATGGCACCAACGAAGGAGCAAGATTTCATAAAATTGTACAGATAGAGACCAGCGGTGCCCTAAGTTGCTGAGGCAGGAGCTATTGTAAGCCACTGCCCATGCTTCATGTCAGGAGCAACTGTATACCACGTGCTTTATCACTTTGCAAAGTTTAGGATCCcatagatgatatatatatatatatatatacacatatatatatgtgtgtatatatatatatatatgtgtatatatatatatatacacacacacacacacatacatatatatatattttaaggacTAAGATGTCCGGGGTTTATTACTGCATTGCAAGTCTTTAAATAGGTGAGCTCATATTTACCCACTCTGGCCTAAAGGTGTTTAGCTGGTAAGTTTTTGACATTGGTCTTGTGAAAGTTTCCTCTGGGAGGGCATTCATGTGTTAGGGAAGGTGAAATGGACCTTTGAAGGAAAGAGGGCTACggaggcagggggaaaaaaaaaaaagctattgctGTCAGCTTTTGGCATGTAAGATTCTGGAGCGGGACTGCCTGCCTTTGCCTCTCATTGTCTGTGTGACCTTCACCTCAGTGAGtccgttttctcatctataaaatggagaggaGAATGACGCCTAGCTCGCAGAGCTTCTGTGAGGATCCAGGAAGAGGGGCGTGTGAACACctgagcacaatgcctggcactcaGTAAACGGCCAACGACTGTTACGAGTGCTCAGGGGCACTTTCATGGCCATTTGGAGTATTCACAACTGTTGGGATCTGGGCTGAGGGGAAGGCGAAGTCGTATTTCTGAATCCTACACATTTCATgcttagtaaaatattttctgttgctGTTGCTTATGCTTGTGAAGCCAATGGTGGAAAGTTCTTTCACTTTTCCTGAAGGCCAGCAGGAAAGGGACTCCCAGGGGAGTCAGTGCAGCTTTCTGAGGTACAGCGCAACCTTTCCCGTCTGACGGGAGTTCGGCCTCCAGCAACAAGCCCCTTGGAACGCCTCTAACACCAACCAGTGGAGCGGGGCCCCTTCTCCCCATGGCCCCCGTGGGGGCGGCACTCACTCGTGCAGCAGCAAGTCCTTGAAGTGAATCATCTCCACCATGACTCGGGTGTTCTCCTGGGCGGCAGAGCACAGATCGTGTTTGAGGTAGCACTCCCGTTGTAACTGGAACACCATTTCCTTAATGGCTGGGCACTTCCGGCTTATGCAGCCGAATCTGTGCCGCAGAGCATGGGCCTTGCACTTCAAGGCCTCTTTGATAAATGACTTGCCCTGGgaacagagaggacagagaagacagagtggGGCAGAAAAGACAAGTCCTCATTATAAGCTTAGACGTCCGCCCTTCTTGGGCTGACACGGGGTCTTTGTGACAACTGAACCTTAAGGCCCTGCCTCACGCTGACGTCCGCGCAGGTGACGGGCTGACGCTGCATCGGGAGGTATGTCTCGAGTGACACGATACCTCCGGCATTTGGCCAAGAAGGATGTCACCGGGAGACTTAACAaatctgcctccttcctccccagctgcTCGCCTAGTTTCCCTTGTCCCGGGGCTGCCGTGGCCATCTGTCCTCAAGGCAGCTCAGTGTTGGCGGCTTGGTGGTAACCTTTCTGGAACACGAGGGGAGTTTGGCCAGATGCAAATCCAGAGCTCCCAGCAAGAGTTTTCCCCAAGTAGAAGGTGTCTGCTCATCCCACTCTCACATCACTGCCTTTTCCTCCTGTTCCACGAATGACATCAAGATTGGGTGCTATCTGTGCCTCCTTTTCCTGTCTCAGCGCCTCCCACCGCCCCCAACCCATACCCTCGTCTCCTCCTATCCTTTAAGGAGgagcattcttttcctttttgaaaatgattCGACTCCTTTAAACTGTTAGGATTATTGCCTCTAAAAGGCCCGCCTGGCACATTGCCTGGCAGCATCTGGAGTCTGAACTGCCCAActgacagcccctcccccacactccctgCCTCTGAGTGGCTAAGGCAGCCAGGCATACATCTGGCCCACAGTTCTCTTTCCTGGCAACCCCATCAGATTGTTCTTATCCTAGAAAGGAGACAGCTGTTGGGGGTGTGGAGGCAAGCTGGGGCGTTAGGTCCCTTATCAACCTCTCAGGGCAGGGAGGCATTCTGGGATGCCTACCTAGGGATCCCCGTTCCCCCATCACTATAGAAACAAGCTGTCTGGAGAGGTCACCCCTCTGTTTTTAGCCAGGCCTGAAAGTAACTGAGTTGAGAAAGTAAACGGGGTTAGGTTGGAAGCAGGAAGCCAGCCAGCACATTTATTTCAGTTCTTCCTTTAGAAGCAACTGAAACGGCTACAGACAGTGGCTCATCACTGAAGAGCTACCTCCCTGAGGCCCCTTTTGCTCTGACTTTCCAGTGGGAGCCAAATAGGATGGAGGGTAGGGTGTGCCGGTCTATGAAGTAGTTACATGCTGAGAACCAGCTTGAAAGGGATGCTCCACACTTGAGAACATAACTCCTGTTGgttgagagaaaaaggaagattaaTTTGTCTGAGGGCTGCGGCAATCTGTTTGGGTATTCTTCCCCAACATCCTGTGG is a genomic window containing:
- the STC2 gene encoding stanniocalcin-2 codes for the protein MCAERLGQFVTLALVLATFDPARGTDATNPPEGPQDRGSQQKGRLSLQNTAEIQHCLVNAGDVGCGVFECFENNSCEIRGLHGICMTFLHNAGKFDAQGKSFIKEALKCKAHALRHRFGCISRKCPAIKEMVFQLQRECYLKHDLCSAAQENTRVMVEMIHFKDLLLHEPYVDLVNLLLTCGEEVKEAITHSVQAQCEQNWGSLCSILSFCTSAIQRPPTVPPERQLQVDRAKLSRAHHGDTGHHLSEASSRETGRGVKGERGSKSHPNAHARGRAAGHGGQGTSGSSEWEEEQSEYSDIRR